A genomic segment from Corythoichthys intestinalis isolate RoL2023-P3 chromosome 2, ASM3026506v1, whole genome shotgun sequence encodes:
- the usp21 gene encoding ubiquitin carboxyl-terminal hydrolase 21 isoform X1: MPGAGSANEEGSCKALCRNLVSQNGLQREAADISQSVLYTSLMGLLLVADNEKELIALGSGRAGLKNIGNTCFLNAIVQCLSHTRGLRDYCLLKSYRHDKFSKEEPRLTEAFSQVLSGLWDKKEEDTVVNPRQFYNIFKDAVPYFSGYSQQDAQEFLRFLLEKLHTEINRKPYIRRPLKDPEQKYARFRISEEAAVTWKKYLDHDDSKIVDLFSGQLRSSLHCSICSHYSNTFDVFCDLSLPIPKRCTAGEVTLKECLDLFSQEERLDKENSPMCERCNRHTESTKKLSIQRFPHVIVIHLNRFTTSRWSISKSTAYVSFPLTSLDLGPYGPVDCGPILYDLYAICNHVGTVNMGHYTACCSDDNGWCYFNDSSATPVSETQLQTNQAYILFYQRTITTRK, encoded by the exons ATGCCCGGAGCCGGCAGCGCCAACGAGGAGGGTTCCTGTAAGGCCTTGTGTCGAAACTTGGTGTCCCAGAATGGCTTGCAGAGAGAGGCGGCTGATATCTCGCAGTCTGTCCTCTATACATCCCTGATGGGGCTTCTGCTGGTCGCTGACAATGAG AAGGAGCTCATTGCATTAGGAAGTGGAAGGGCTGGTcttaaaaatattggaaacacC TGTTTCTTAAATGCAATAGTCCAGTGTTTGTCTCACACTCGTGGCCTGCGAGACTACTGTCTCCTGAAGTCCTACAGACATGACAAATTTTCCAAGGAAGAGCCAAGACTTACAGAAG CTTTCTCTCAGGTGTTGTCTGGACTTTGGGATAAAAAAGAAGAGGACACGGTTGTAAATCCACGACAAttttacaatatttttaaagatgCTGTGCCTTACTTCAGCGGTTACAG TCAACAGGATGCCCAGGAGTTTCTCAGGTTCCTTTTGGAAAAACTACACACTGAAATCAACCGCAAGCCCTACATTAGACGGCCATTGAAGGACCCAGAGCAAAAATATGCCAGatttag GATTTCTGAGGAGGCAGCTGTCACATGGAAAAAGTACTTGGATCATGATGACAGCAAGATAGTCG ATCTGTTCTCGGGCCAGTTGCGCAGCTCGCTACACTGCTCCATTTGCTCCCACTACTCCAACACATTTGATGTGTTCTGCGACCTGTCACTGCCCATTCCCAAACGATGCACTGCTGGAGAGGTGACGTTGAAGGAGTGCTTGGACCTCTTTTCTCAGGAGGAGAGATTGGACAAGGAGAATTCACCA ATGTGTGAGAGGTGTAACAGGCATACAGAAAGTACCAAGAAGTTGTCCATCCAGAGGTTTCCCCATGTTATTGTAATAC ATCTGAACCGCTTCACTACGTCACGGTGGTCGATCAGTAAAAGTACCGCCTATGTGTCTTTTCCACTCACCAGTCTTGACCTCGGGCCTTACGGACCTGTTGATTGTG GACCAATATTGTATGATTTATATGCAATATGTAACCACGTtggaactgtcaacatgggtcacTACACAGCCTGTTGTTCTGATGACAATGGATGGTGTTACTTCAATGACTCCAG TGCGACACCAGTTTCTGAGACACAACTTCAGACCAATCAAGCCTACATATTATTCTACCAGCGCACCATTACTACAAGGAAATAG
- the usp21 gene encoding ubiquitin carboxyl-terminal hydrolase 21 isoform X2, which translates to MPGAGSANEEGSCKALCRNLVSQNGLQREAADISQSVLYTSLMGLLLVADNEELIALGSGRAGLKNIGNTCFLNAIVQCLSHTRGLRDYCLLKSYRHDKFSKEEPRLTEAFSQVLSGLWDKKEEDTVVNPRQFYNIFKDAVPYFSGYSQQDAQEFLRFLLEKLHTEINRKPYIRRPLKDPEQKYARFRISEEAAVTWKKYLDHDDSKIVDLFSGQLRSSLHCSICSHYSNTFDVFCDLSLPIPKRCTAGEVTLKECLDLFSQEERLDKENSPMCERCNRHTESTKKLSIQRFPHVIVIHLNRFTTSRWSISKSTAYVSFPLTSLDLGPYGPVDCGPILYDLYAICNHVGTVNMGHYTACCSDDNGWCYFNDSSATPVSETQLQTNQAYILFYQRTITTRK; encoded by the exons ATGCCCGGAGCCGGCAGCGCCAACGAGGAGGGTTCCTGTAAGGCCTTGTGTCGAAACTTGGTGTCCCAGAATGGCTTGCAGAGAGAGGCGGCTGATATCTCGCAGTCTGTCCTCTATACATCCCTGATGGGGCTTCTGCTGGTCGCTGACAATGAG GAGCTCATTGCATTAGGAAGTGGAAGGGCTGGTcttaaaaatattggaaacacC TGTTTCTTAAATGCAATAGTCCAGTGTTTGTCTCACACTCGTGGCCTGCGAGACTACTGTCTCCTGAAGTCCTACAGACATGACAAATTTTCCAAGGAAGAGCCAAGACTTACAGAAG CTTTCTCTCAGGTGTTGTCTGGACTTTGGGATAAAAAAGAAGAGGACACGGTTGTAAATCCACGACAAttttacaatatttttaaagatgCTGTGCCTTACTTCAGCGGTTACAG TCAACAGGATGCCCAGGAGTTTCTCAGGTTCCTTTTGGAAAAACTACACACTGAAATCAACCGCAAGCCCTACATTAGACGGCCATTGAAGGACCCAGAGCAAAAATATGCCAGatttag GATTTCTGAGGAGGCAGCTGTCACATGGAAAAAGTACTTGGATCATGATGACAGCAAGATAGTCG ATCTGTTCTCGGGCCAGTTGCGCAGCTCGCTACACTGCTCCATTTGCTCCCACTACTCCAACACATTTGATGTGTTCTGCGACCTGTCACTGCCCATTCCCAAACGATGCACTGCTGGAGAGGTGACGTTGAAGGAGTGCTTGGACCTCTTTTCTCAGGAGGAGAGATTGGACAAGGAGAATTCACCA ATGTGTGAGAGGTGTAACAGGCATACAGAAAGTACCAAGAAGTTGTCCATCCAGAGGTTTCCCCATGTTATTGTAATAC ATCTGAACCGCTTCACTACGTCACGGTGGTCGATCAGTAAAAGTACCGCCTATGTGTCTTTTCCACTCACCAGTCTTGACCTCGGGCCTTACGGACCTGTTGATTGTG GACCAATATTGTATGATTTATATGCAATATGTAACCACGTtggaactgtcaacatgggtcacTACACAGCCTGTTGTTCTGATGACAATGGATGGTGTTACTTCAATGACTCCAG TGCGACACCAGTTTCTGAGACACAACTTCAGACCAATCAAGCCTACATATTATTCTACCAGCGCACCATTACTACAAGGAAATAG